The Bdellovibrio sp. GT3 genome contains the following window.
GCACCAGGGCTTTGGCAATCATCAGACGACGTTTCATACCACCGGAAAGCTGCTTCACTTTCTTATGGCGATGTTCATACAGGGAAAGCTTATGTAACAGAAAATCTATACGGTCCTGGTTTTTACTGATTCCGTAATAACCGGATTGAAAATTCAAAATCTCATCGACGCTGAAAAACCCCGAAGTGATCACTTCCTGATGAACCACTCCCAGCTGCTGCTTGGTAAAGCGTGAATTTTGATTCACGTCCTGACCAAAAACCTCGACCGAACCACTCGATGGTTCTTCTAAAGTTGTGATCGTTGAAATGATCGTGGTTTTACCTGCACCATTTGGTCCCAGTAGCCCAAATATCTCCCCGGGCTTCACGTCAAAGCTAACACCTTTAACGGCCTCTTGGCCGCCAGGATATTTTTTTCTAAGGTCAGTGATCTTAAGAGGCAACATTAGCGCGCCCTTGAGATGCTGGTTTGGAATTCCACGTCTTGGTTTTCACGCTTCAACCAGTTCAGATCCCATTCTTGATTTACCAAAACCACCGGATTGCCATTCAGATCCTGTGCCATGTTCGCGCCACCTTTAAGGCTCGTCACCGGCTTGCCGTCCACTGTTGGCCAACGGCACACACCATAAGGAAGACGGTTCAATTTCACTTCCAAATTGTATTCGTCCTGAAGTCTGTGCAACAAAACTTCGAATTGAAGTTCACCGACAGCCCCGATGATAGGGTCCTGTGGTCCAATATGTGGTTCGATAAACAACTGGATGGCACCTTCCTCAGAAAGGTGACGAAGAGCTTCTTGTAGTTTTTGACGTTTCAAAGCGTCACGAACACTTAAGCGACCAAACAACTCTGGCGCAAACTTAGGAATATCCTCGAATTGAATTTTGCCAGATGAAGAAACGCAATCACCGATGGCAAAGTTTCCAGTATCGCCGACACCCACGATGTCACCCGCATAGGCTTCATCAACCGTCTCTTTATCAGCCGCAACGAATTGTGATGAGTACGCCAGGCGCAACTCACGTTCCAAACGGGAATGCTGAACTTTCATGCCACGCTCAAATTTTCCAGAGCAAATACGGATGAAAGCAATACGGTCACGGTGACGACGATCCATGTTGGCTTGAATTTTAAATACAAAGCCGGTGAATTTCGCATCCAAGGGATCCATCTTCTGGTCGTCTTTGGTGATACGAGGCTGAGGCCCCGGTGCGTATTTCGTAAAGAACTGCAGGAATGTATCCACCCCGAAGTTCTGTTTGGCAGAACCAAAAGTCACAGGAGAGATTTGTCCTGACAGGAATTCATTCACATCAAATGGCGGCAAAGCGCCCTCAATCAAATCAAGCTCTTCCAACACCTGATCCGCAGATTCTTTATCCAGGTAGTTGTAAAGGATTTGATCGTCTTTGCCTTTAACAAATGGAATTTTTTGATAATCTTCCACTTCCTCACGGCGCTGATCGTAAATCCAGATTTCCTGAGTCAAACGATTGTAGATGCCGCGGAAACGCTGACCGATACCCAAAGGCCAAGTCACCGGATAGCATTGCATGTTCAGGGTCTTTTCAACTTCATCGATCAAAGTCAGAGGATCTTTACCTTCACGATCCAGCTTATTTACGAAAGTAAAAATCGGGATCTTACGAAGACGGCAGACTTCATAAAGTTTTTTGGTACGCTCTTCCACACCCTTGGCAACGTCAATCAACATCGCTGCAGAATCCACGGCCATCAAAACGCGGTACGTATCTTCCGAGAAGTCTTTATGTCCCGGAGTATCCAAAAGGTTTACGCGCAGATCGTTGTAATCAAACGTCATCACCGATGACGTGATCGAGATCCCTTTTTGGCGCTCAAGCTCCATCCAGTCCGAAGTCACTGCCTTGGAACCAGATTTCCCCTTCACCTCGCCCGTTTCATGGATCACACCACCGTGATACAGGAGTTTTTCAGTCAGAGTGGTTTTACCGGCATCGGGATGCGAGATGATCGCAAAGGTGCGACGGCGAAGAATTTCTTTTTGAATTTGAGGAGTAGCCAACATACTTAAGCCTTTAAATTGATTATAAAAAATGGTTTTACGCGATCCCTAGCTTAGCAGGCAAGAATTTCCCCTCCCGGGATGGAATTAACGCCCGCTGTCTTTTTCATACTTGCGCATATGGGCCTGAGGGCATTATAACCCCTTCGAACTAACAACTCCCCCTGGTTTGGAGCCGGATTGGGACAACTGAAGGTGATCATATGACGACCGAAAATGCCCTGAAGCATTATGTTACGACTTTTTACAGCTTTCAAAAAATCGAAAATCCCGAACAAGTTAAATTAGATCTAGAGGCAAAAGCGGAACAGCTCGACGTCAAGGGACTGATCATTTTAGGAACTGAAGGTTATAACTCCACGATCGCGGCCGTCACAGAAGAATCCTTCGAAGCCTGGAAACAATTCGTTCGCGACTACTTCCAAAAACCCACTCAATTCTACAAAGACTCTTATTCGGATAAAGCACCCTTCCGCAGATTTAAAGTAAAAATCCGCGAAGAGATCGTGACCACTGGCATTCCGGATATGCAACCGTCTGAAGGCATCAATCACCACTTGTCACCTTCTGAATGGAACAAGGTCATGAAGGAAGAATCCGATTACGTGATGATCGACACACGCAATTGGTACGAATACAAAATCGGGACGTTCAAAGGGGCTTTGAATCCTAATATCGAGAAATTCACAGATTTCCCTCAGTACATTGAATCCCAGGGCATTTCCAAAGACAAAAAAATGCTGATCTTCTGTACTGGTGGCATTCGTTGCGAAAAAGGAATTCTGGAACTTCAAGACAAAGGTTACGACAACGTTTTCCAATTGGAAGGCGGCATCCTGAACTACTTGAACGAATATCCAAACGATCAGTACGAAGGCGAATGCTTCGTGTTTGACCACCGCGTGGCCGTGGATCAAAACCTGGCGCCTTCCCAGAAATACGGATTGTGCCCGCATTGTGGTCAGCCGTCTGAAATCAAAATTGATTGCCTGCGCTGCGACTCTCCGGGAATGGTTTGCGTAAACTGTATCGAACTTGAGTTTAAAAAAGACACTTGCTCCAGAAACTGCGCCCATGGTCTGAAACTTCACCCGGGCAAAAAAGCCCGCAAACAAATCGTGCCTTTTAATATTGAAAAAATGAAGGCCGAGGGCATGACCGACATCCCTACGATTCGTGTTAGCAAAACCAAAGTTGTTCAATTGAATGACAAGGGTGAAGCAGAAACTGTCTCCCTAAAAAAATAGATGCTCTATGTCTGCGCTTTAACTTCGGTGAAAGCGCAGACTTTTCCGAATCACCCGATCGATCATTCGCGTCGACATAAATTTCAGCAAATTCGCCTGCAATTTAATTCGCTTCCCGACCAGATAATTAACCTTGGGTATATGGCTTTCAATAGCATGCATGATCGCCACTGTTGCGACACTGACTGGAACAGCTTCCTGAGCCGCCTCCAACACACCTTCGCGAATTAATGACATCATACTACCATACACGCTTTGCAATTCCCGGGGGCAGGTTTCCATCATTTGATCTGTTTTGTCGATGGACTTCGACCAGATCTCGGTCCGTATGGGACCGGCCTCAATCAGCGACACCTTCACACCTAAAGAGCTCACCTCGCGCCGTAATGAATCAGTGAATGCCTTCACTGCAAACTTTGAAGTTGTATAAGGTCCCATGAACGGCGCAGCCACCCGTCCACTGATAGAACCCATGTTGACGATACGACCTTTGGTTTCCCGAATAAGCGGCAAGAAGGTTTTTGTCATCTCCACCATGCCAAACAAATTTACTTCGAATATTCTGCGCCATTCCTCTGTGTCCAGCCCCTCAATCGGTCCGCCGCTGGCGATGCCCGCATTGTTAACCAAAACCAGTGGCCACTTTGGATTCATTTCGGTGCGAACCGTTCTGAAAGCTTTTTCGATGTCGTGCTTATTGGTGACGTCCATTTTTATCACACGCAGACGTTCATTATAGTCGATCAACAGTCGATCCAACGACTCGGGTTTGCGAACACAAGCCCAGACGATATAACCTTTTTCACAAAGCGTGCGTGTCAGGTCAAAACCTATTCCTGTGGATGCTCCGGTGACGATGACTTGCTTCAAGACTCTCCCCTTGGTGTGAATCCATGCGTCCTATTTACATCAGACCTTTTTTGAACAGATCCTCCAACCAGGAATCCGTTATTGAAAGATGTCCTTTTCCAAGATCCATCTGCATCTTCGCCCGATAGTTCGCATCAAATCCAATTGCTTTTTCGTCAATACCTGCATCTTGCAGGAATTTCTGCATTTCTTGAACTTGCTCTTCAACATTGAGTTTTTGATTACTTAGCAAACTGCCTTGAATCTGCTCACAAAATGAAAGAGTCGAACTGTCAGAAGCCAACTGAGGCTTCAGGGCAACGGCTTTACTTAGCATATGCAGGTTGTAGGATTTTTGAATAACTTGATTTGCTTCCTCTGAGTGACTCTGGAAGTAGTTGGCGGCACGATACAACTGTCTATACAGCTCCGCTTTTTGCACCAAACTATCATCCCCGTTGGAGTCCTTGACCATTTGAACCACATCACTGATTCCTGGGATACGAAGTGCCCAGCGCATAATGGGAGCAACGGATTCCAAAACCGGGTCCTTTTGTGAGCTGACAATATTATCCATAAATTTCACAGCAGTGCGATCTGTGTTCTTTGGAAAAAATCCGCTTTCTCCAGCC
Protein-coding sequences here:
- the trhO gene encoding oxygen-dependent tRNA uridine(34) hydroxylase TrhO; translated protein: MTTENALKHYVTTFYSFQKIENPEQVKLDLEAKAEQLDVKGLIILGTEGYNSTIAAVTEESFEAWKQFVRDYFQKPTQFYKDSYSDKAPFRRFKVKIREEIVTTGIPDMQPSEGINHHLSPSEWNKVMKEESDYVMIDTRNWYEYKIGTFKGALNPNIEKFTDFPQYIESQGISKDKKMLIFCTGGIRCEKGILELQDKGYDNVFQLEGGILNYLNEYPNDQYEGECFVFDHRVAVDQNLAPSQKYGLCPHCGQPSEIKIDCLRCDSPGMVCVNCIELEFKKDTCSRNCAHGLKLHPGKKARKQIVPFNIEKMKAEGMTDIPTIRVSKTKVVQLNDKGEAETVSLKK
- a CDS encoding SDR family oxidoreductase; its protein translation is MKQVIVTGASTGIGFDLTRTLCEKGYIVWACVRKPESLDRLLIDYNERLRVIKMDVTNKHDIEKAFRTVRTEMNPKWPLVLVNNAGIASGGPIEGLDTEEWRRIFEVNLFGMVEMTKTFLPLIRETKGRIVNMGSISGRVAAPFMGPYTTSKFAVKAFTDSLRREVSSLGVKVSLIEAGPIRTEIWSKSIDKTDQMMETCPRELQSVYGSMMSLIREGVLEAAQEAVPVSVATVAIMHAIESHIPKVNYLVGKRIKLQANLLKFMSTRMIDRVIRKSLRFHRS
- a CDS encoding ABC transporter ATP-binding protein, which encodes MLPLKITDLRKKYPGGQEAVKGVSFDVKPGEIFGLLGPNGAGKTTIISTITTLEEPSSGSVEVFGQDVNQNSRFTKQQLGVVHQEVITSGFFSVDEILNFQSGYYGISKNQDRIDFLLHKLSLYEHRHKKVKQLSGGMKRRLMIAKALVHTPRLLLLDEPTAGVDIGLRETLWQFVQELRKEGMSILLTTHYLEEAEQLCDRIGIINLGNLEALGETKELVRKYTQKKIRLTLSEPFAFKTEYLFFQEGNEFMFVVPPGKQMGEFLNETGVPVNLIKDVKIEEGNLEEAFMKVVSK
- a CDS encoding peptide chain release factor 3, with translation MLATPQIQKEILRRRTFAIISHPDAGKTTLTEKLLYHGGVIHETGEVKGKSGSKAVTSDWMELERQKGISITSSVMTFDYNDLRVNLLDTPGHKDFSEDTYRVLMAVDSAAMLIDVAKGVEERTKKLYEVCRLRKIPIFTFVNKLDREGKDPLTLIDEVEKTLNMQCYPVTWPLGIGQRFRGIYNRLTQEIWIYDQRREEVEDYQKIPFVKGKDDQILYNYLDKESADQVLEELDLIEGALPPFDVNEFLSGQISPVTFGSAKQNFGVDTFLQFFTKYAPGPQPRITKDDQKMDPLDAKFTGFVFKIQANMDRRHRDRIAFIRICSGKFERGMKVQHSRLERELRLAYSSQFVAADKETVDEAYAGDIVGVGDTGNFAIGDCVSSSGKIQFEDIPKFAPELFGRLSVRDALKRQKLQEALRHLSEEGAIQLFIEPHIGPQDPIIGAVGELQFEVLLHRLQDEYNLEVKLNRLPYGVCRWPTVDGKPVTSLKGGANMAQDLNGNPVVLVNQEWDLNWLKRENQDVEFQTSISRAR